The Sphaerospermopsis torques-reginae ITEP-024 genome has a window encoding:
- a CDS encoding HsdM family class I SAM-dependent methyltransferase translates to MQLEQLLDVLNYTQSANYCDSSVQHDPSTEHTFRAAKQAGVKGTYVFHTSPPSDEILPPRPAVHVAEAKTPEEARDIHRKLWNLGNAPFLIVILPHQIRVYTGFDYDQEEENKGLINTVDANIADIKSKLDYLFAESIDSGKLWQTQAKNLIPERRVDLHLLNNLEKLGKRLEEKGVNISIAHALIGKYVYIRYLWDRGILSNKWLEENNINLDSVLSRNATLTGFRKLVEALEKRFNGDIFPLPLKGKEAPEDEIISLVASVFKGDDPISGQLHLDFDIYDFSYIPVETLSSIYEQFLHAQGKGKKVGAVYTPEPLADYLISELNYTKNLKKGMKILDPCCGSGIFLVLAYRRLIEIELAQNPNKKFHPTQLKQILVDNIYGIERNSDACYVTEFSLILTMLNYIEPPDLHKNKYFQFPALHNYRIFECDFFDNQAEIFQSNLKFDWIVGNPPWIELKPDTKGEELARNWINNNYVSRPATGNRVCEAFSWRVTDLLDDKGCAGLLIHAKSLFNHESEKYRRNFFQQHEVVRITNFSNLAYVLFGKRGEAPAATVIYRKAKPEQEKPPIVHYAPFVINQISNRPWKEDKKTSTWIITINENEIETVLPDEAETGEAIVWKLALWGSYRDKRAIQRLRRLFSISLGELITEKGWFLHQGLPLKDSSIWYGKDRSKVEPAPYLEGRKYLNANLMVRSKLRFSIHDEVLEIITPQKCFIAKGRKIGLKISSAPHLVLTPNYFVFSNKEFVITHPKVGLSASSHDADYLRALAVFFSSSISKYYLFFQSSSWGVDRSIISPRDIKNIPVPNLSLEQIIALANLQKELASLEISYLHETDLVREKLDQELQERLDIELENIIKIPRNISILARDFWRVKFKLNKGKAVNSATVIPTEEALLNYGQCLANELDDFADGSSVHHKVSIVYSEKMIICTVEIIKSNSLINVTVERENKQLLSFLVEIHQKLREQFSQWVYIQRGIRIIDGSKIHICKSPRLIDWTKTQALNDSDDIIAEILSYR, encoded by the coding sequence TTGCAGTTAGAACAACTCTTAGACGTACTTAACTATACTCAGTCGGCAAACTACTGTGATAGCAGTGTTCAACATGACCCCTCGACTGAGCATACATTCCGTGCTGCAAAACAAGCCGGTGTAAAGGGAACTTATGTTTTTCACACCAGTCCACCCAGTGATGAAATTTTACCTCCTAGACCTGCCGTTCATGTTGCAGAAGCCAAAACACCAGAAGAAGCCAGAGATATTCATCGCAAACTTTGGAATCTTGGTAACGCACCATTTTTAATAGTAATTCTTCCCCATCAAATTAGAGTTTATACAGGTTTTGATTACGACCAAGAAGAAGAGAATAAAGGCTTAATAAATACAGTTGATGCTAATATCGCCGATATTAAATCTAAATTAGATTATCTTTTTGCTGAGTCAATAGATTCTGGTAAACTGTGGCAAACTCAAGCTAAAAATCTTATTCCTGAAAGGCGCGTTGATCTACATTTGCTTAACAATCTTGAAAAGTTAGGAAAGAGGTTAGAAGAAAAAGGGGTTAATATATCAATTGCTCACGCATTAATTGGTAAGTACGTCTATATTCGATATCTTTGGGATAGAGGAATTTTATCTAACAAGTGGTTAGAAGAAAATAATATCAACCTTGATAGTGTACTTAGCCGTAATGCCACTTTAACGGGTTTTAGGAAGCTAGTTGAAGCTTTAGAAAAACGCTTCAATGGTGATATTTTCCCTCTACCATTAAAAGGTAAAGAAGCACCAGAAGATGAAATAATTTCCTTAGTAGCTTCTGTATTTAAAGGAGATGATCCTATTTCTGGTCAACTTCATCTTGACTTTGATATATATGATTTTTCTTATATTCCTGTTGAAACACTATCTTCAATATATGAGCAGTTCCTCCATGCACAAGGTAAAGGAAAAAAAGTCGGTGCTGTTTATACCCCTGAGCCTTTAGCAGACTATTTAATTTCGGAACTTAACTATACTAAAAATCTCAAAAAAGGAATGAAAATTCTTGACCCATGTTGCGGCTCTGGAATTTTTTTAGTGTTAGCTTATCGTAGATTAATAGAAATAGAATTAGCTCAAAATCCAAATAAAAAATTTCATCCTACACAACTTAAACAAATTCTTGTAGACAATATTTATGGTATTGAGCGAAATTCTGATGCTTGCTATGTAACAGAATTTAGTTTAATTTTAACGATGCTCAACTATATTGAGCCTCCAGATTTACATAAGAACAAATATTTTCAATTTCCAGCATTACATAATTATAGAATTTTTGAATGTGATTTTTTCGATAATCAAGCTGAAATTTTTCAAAGTAATTTAAAGTTTGATTGGATTGTAGGGAATCCACCCTGGATAGAACTTAAACCGGATACAAAAGGTGAAGAATTAGCACGCAATTGGATTAATAACAATTATGTTTCTCGTCCAGCTACGGGTAACAGAGTTTGTGAAGCTTTTAGTTGGCGAGTAACTGATCTTCTAGATGATAAGGGTTGTGCAGGTTTACTTATACACGCCAAGAGTTTATTTAACCATGAGTCTGAAAAATACCGTAGAAACTTTTTTCAGCAACATGAAGTTGTAAGAATTACTAACTTTTCCAATTTGGCTTATGTTCTATTTGGCAAAAGGGGAGAAGCACCTGCGGCCACTGTAATTTATAGGAAAGCTAAACCGGAACAAGAAAAACCACCAATTGTTCATTATGCTCCTTTTGTCATTAATCAAATTTCTAATCGCCCTTGGAAGGAAGATAAAAAAACTTCAACTTGGATAATTACTATTAATGAGAATGAAATAGAAACCGTTTTACCTGATGAAGCAGAAACTGGAGAGGCTATTGTTTGGAAACTAGCCTTGTGGGGTAGCTACCGTGATAAAAGAGCAATTCAGCGTTTACGCCGATTGTTTTCAATTAGTTTGGGTGAATTAATTACAGAAAAAGGTTGGTTTCTTCATCAGGGATTGCCATTAAAAGACAGTTCAATCTGGTATGGTAAAGATAGAAGTAAAGTTGAACCTGCACCTTATCTTGAAGGACGCAAATACCTTAATGCCAATTTAATGGTCAGGTCAAAGCTTCGTTTTTCTATTCATGATGAAGTATTAGAAATAATTACACCACAAAAGTGCTTCATAGCAAAAGGCAGAAAAATTGGTTTAAAAATCTCATCTGCTCCACATCTAGTTCTAACTCCCAATTACTTTGTGTTTAGTAATAAAGAGTTCGTGATTACTCATCCCAAAGTAGGTCTATCAGCAAGCAGCCATGATGCCGATTATTTACGCGCTCTTGCTGTTTTCTTTAGTTCAAGTATTAGTAAGTATTACCTCTTTTTCCAAAGCTCTTCATGGGGTGTTGATCGCAGTATTATTAGTCCCAGAGACATTAAAAATATTCCAGTTCCTAATTTATCATTAGAACAAATTATAGCATTAGCAAATCTGCAAAAAGAACTAGCTTCTTTAGAGATATCTTATTTGCATGAAACAGATTTGGTTAGAGAAAAACTAGATCAGGAACTTCAGGAAAGACTGGATATAGAATTGGAAAACATAATTAAAATTCCTAGAAATATAAGTATTTTAGCAAGAGATTTTTGGCGGGTTAAATTTAAACTTAACAAAGGTAAAGCAGTTAATTCAGCTACCGTAATACCAACAGAAGAAGCATTGCTAAATTATGGGCAATGTTTAGCAAATGAATTAGATGATTTTGCAGATGGTAGCAGTGTACATCACAAAGTTTCTATAGTCTACTCTGAGAAAATGATCATTTGCACAGTAGAAATCATTAAATCAAATAGCTTAATAAATGTTACTGTTGAACGAGAAAATAAACAATTATTATCTTTTTTGGTAGAAATTCATCAGAAGCTAAGAGAGCAATTTAGTCAATGGGTGTACATTCAACGTGGTATACGTATTATAGATGGTTCAAAAATTCATATTTGTAAATCTCCTCGCTTGATTGACTGGACAAAAACACAAGCCTTAAATGACTCTGATGACATTATTGCTGAAATTCTTTCTTACAGATAG
- a CDS encoding ABC transporter permease, with protein sequence MNWWQRLKKNSLARFGATLLLVFYLAVIGADFIAPYNPYNSQPNGSLLPPTRIYWVSQTTGKFIGPHIYPTIQGDTNLETGERKLIVDFKQPSPLGLFVSGPEYRLFQLSLPLPPKWDEVTIIPGIPLNLHLFGSKGEAKFNILGTDEQGRDQFSRLLYGGRISLFIGIFGIIITYPLGLIIGGISGYFGGVIDSVIMRLAEVLMTFPSIYLLAALSGVLSPQLTSTQRFLLIVVITSVISWAGLARVIRGQVLSIKEQEFVQASLAMGGKPIYIILRHVLPQTATYVIISATLTIPSFIGAEAVLSLIGLGIQQPDPSWGNMLSLASNASILVLQPWLVLSPAILIILTVLSFNLLGDGLRDALDPRSLQR encoded by the coding sequence ATGAATTGGTGGCAAAGACTCAAAAAAAATTCCTTAGCAAGATTTGGGGCAACTCTACTATTAGTATTCTATTTAGCAGTCATTGGGGCTGACTTTATTGCACCCTATAATCCTTATAATTCACAGCCAAATGGTTCACTATTACCACCCACTCGCATATATTGGGTTTCGCAAACGACGGGTAAATTTATCGGACCCCATATTTATCCAACAATTCAAGGAGATACAAATCTAGAAACAGGGGAACGTAAGTTAATTGTAGATTTTAAACAGCCTTCTCCTTTGGGTTTATTTGTTTCTGGTCCAGAATATAGATTATTTCAACTCAGTTTACCCCTACCTCCCAAATGGGATGAAGTCACTATCATTCCTGGTATTCCCCTAAATTTGCATTTATTTGGTTCTAAAGGTGAAGCCAAATTTAATATTTTAGGTACTGATGAACAAGGACGGGATCAATTTAGCCGTCTACTTTATGGTGGTAGAATTAGTTTATTTATCGGGATTTTTGGGATTATTATTACCTATCCTCTGGGTTTGATAATCGGTGGTATTTCTGGTTATTTTGGGGGTGTAATTGATAGTGTGATTATGCGTTTAGCAGAAGTGTTAATGACTTTTCCTAGCATTTATTTGTTAGCAGCATTATCAGGAGTTCTTAGCCCTCAATTAACCAGTACACAACGATTTTTATTAATAGTTGTAATTACTTCTGTGATTAGTTGGGCAGGTTTAGCTAGAGTAATTCGCGGACAGGTACTATCAATTAAAGAACAAGAATTTGTCCAAGCATCACTGGCAATGGGTGGTAAGCCAATTTATATTATTCTCCGTCATGTTTTGCCGCAAACTGCCACTTATGTAATTATTTCGGCAACTTTAACAATTCCTAGTTTTATTGGTGCAGAAGCAGTATTAAGTCTCATCGGTTTAGGTATTCAACAACCTGATCCTTCTTGGGGAAATATGCTTTCTTTAGCTAGTAATGCTTCGATTTTAGTCTTACAACCTTGGCTAGTTTTATCACCTGCTATTTTGATTATTCTGACTGTTTTATCATTCAATTTATTAGGTGATGGGTTAAGGGATGCCCTTGATCCTCGCAGTTTGCAAAGATAA
- a CDS encoding ABC transporter substrate-binding protein yields MLITWFSRSIRRWGRVTKFLSLFSICFLLAVSCTPSPQPTTPPSPGAVNTPAGDGRITIGTTGKPRTLDPADAYELASLGLVFNMSDRLYTYEPGSTEIKPQLATALPKVSADGLTYTIPLREGVVFHDDTPFNAKAMEFSIQRFIENKGKPSFLLSDTIESVKATGDYELTIKLKKPFAAFPSLLAFSGVCPVSPKAYELGAGKFQPNTFVGTGPYKLAQYGTDSLRLDVFDKYWGEKPANKGINVQIQTSPVNLFNAFKTGAVDVAYLSLQPDQIRSLEDGAKNGQWQALTAQGSVVSYMVLNRNQQPLDKPEVRSAIASLVDRPLLNERVLYGQADPLYSMIPTTFNVSQPLFKDKYGDGKIEEAKKLLTTAGFSKEKPAQIQVWYPASSATRSLVAQTLKSLADTKMDGILQLEVKTVEGATFFKEISKGSYPIALLDWYPDFLDPDNYVQPFLACEKGSEAKGCEEGGSQIQGSFYYSETMNKLIDQQRKEQNPETRKKIFTDIQNLVLKDVPYVPLWQNKDYVFAQKGVTDVKLDPTQNLIYKTINK; encoded by the coding sequence ATGTTGATAACTTGGTTTTCCCGGAGCATAAGACGGTGGGGTAGGGTAACAAAATTCCTCTCGTTGTTTTCTATATGTTTCTTGCTGGCTGTAAGCTGTACCCCTAGTCCCCAACCAACTACACCACCTAGCCCTGGTGCGGTGAATACTCCTGCTGGTGATGGACGGATTACTATAGGGACAACAGGTAAGCCAAGAACACTTGATCCTGCTGATGCTTATGAGTTAGCATCCTTGGGTTTAGTATTTAATATGAGCGATCGCCTATATACTTACGAACCAGGAAGCACGGAAATTAAACCACAACTGGCTACAGCTTTACCTAAAGTTAGTGCAGATGGTTTAACATACACTATTCCCCTACGAGAAGGAGTAGTTTTTCACGATGATACACCTTTTAACGCTAAAGCAATGGAATTTAGCATCCAGCGTTTTATCGAAAATAAAGGTAAACCATCCTTTTTACTTTCAGATACAATTGAATCCGTGAAAGCTACAGGGGACTATGAACTTACAATTAAACTGAAAAAACCCTTTGCGGCTTTTCCTTCATTGTTAGCATTTTCTGGAGTGTGTCCAGTTTCACCTAAAGCTTATGAACTTGGTGCGGGGAAATTTCAACCTAATACCTTTGTAGGAACTGGTCCTTATAAATTAGCCCAGTACGGTACAGATTCTTTAAGATTGGATGTTTTTGATAAATATTGGGGAGAAAAACCAGCGAATAAAGGTATTAATGTGCAAATTCAAACTAGTCCAGTAAATTTATTTAATGCTTTTAAAACTGGTGCAGTTGATGTTGCTTATTTATCTTTACAACCAGATCAAATTCGCAGTTTAGAAGATGGTGCAAAAAACGGACAATGGCAAGCTCTCACTGCTCAAGGTAGTGTAGTTAGTTATATGGTGTTGAATAGAAATCAACAACCATTAGATAAACCAGAAGTCAGAAGTGCGATCGCCTCACTTGTTGATCGTCCATTATTAAATGAACGGGTATTATATGGTCAAGCTGATCCACTTTATAGCATGATTCCCACAACATTCAATGTTTCCCAACCATTATTTAAAGATAAATATGGTGATGGTAAAATTGAAGAAGCGAAAAAGCTGTTAACTACCGCAGGTTTTTCCAAAGAAAAACCCGCCCAAATTCAAGTTTGGTATCCCGCAAGTTCCGCCACTCGTAGCTTAGTAGCACAGACATTAAAATCCCTAGCTGATACTAAAATGGATGGGATATTACAACTAGAAGTTAAAACCGTAGAAGGGGCAACATTTTTTAAAGAAATTTCCAAAGGTTCATATCCCATAGCATTACTAGACTGGTATCCTGACTTTTTAGATCCTGATAACTATGTGCAGCCATTTTTAGCTTGTGAAAAAGGCTCAGAAGCTAAAGGTTGTGAAGAGGGTGGAAGTCAAATCCAAGGATCATTTTACTACAGTGAAACAATGAATAAACTCATTGATCAGCAACGTAAAGAACAAAACCCAGAAACGAGAAAGAAAATCTTTACTGACATTCAAAACCTAGTTTTAAAAGATGTTCCTTACGTTCCCTTATGGCAAAACAAAGATTATGTATTTGCCCAAAAAGGCGTAACAGATGTCAAACTTGATCCTACTCAAAACTTGATTTACAAAACAATTAATAAGTAG
- the chlP gene encoding geranylgeranyl reductase has product MLSVNVKIGSRPLTLRVAVVGSGPAGSCAAETLAKAGIETYLFERKLDNAKPCGGAIPLCMVSEFDLPPEIIDRQVRKMKMISPSNREVDINLVNEEEYIGMCRREVLDGFLRNRAAKLGANLINGTVQALDIPTNNNDPYTIHYFDHAVGGDRGEPKTLKVDLIIGADGANSRIAKEMDAGDYNYAIAFQERIRIPEDKMAYYHDLAEMYVGDDVSTDFYAWVFPKYDHVAVGTGTMHVNQRDIKKLQAGIRARAAEKLAGGKIIKVEAHPIPEHPRPRRVVGRIALVGDAAGYVTKSSGEGIYFAAKSGRMCAETIVEVSNNGARIPSEKELKLYIKRWDKKYGLTYKVLDILQTVFYRSDATREAFVEMCDDLDVQRLTFDSYLYKTVVPANPITQLKITAKTIGSLLRGNALAP; this is encoded by the coding sequence ATGCTTTCGGTAAATGTGAAGATTGGGAGTAGACCTTTGACATTACGGGTTGCTGTTGTGGGTTCGGGCCCAGCCGGTTCATGCGCTGCTGAGACACTAGCAAAAGCCGGGATAGAAACATATTTATTTGAGCGCAAGCTAGATAACGCTAAACCTTGCGGGGGTGCTATTCCTCTGTGTATGGTGAGTGAGTTTGATCTACCTCCAGAAATAATTGACCGTCAAGTGCGGAAAATGAAAATGATTTCTCCTTCTAATCGTGAGGTAGATATCAATCTGGTAAATGAAGAAGAATATATAGGAATGTGCCGTCGTGAGGTTCTGGATGGTTTTCTCCGTAACCGAGCGGCTAAATTAGGCGCAAACTTAATTAACGGTACAGTTCAAGCACTTGATATACCCACCAATAACAATGATCCCTATACAATTCATTATTTTGATCATGCCGTAGGTGGTGATAGGGGAGAACCTAAAACTTTAAAAGTTGATTTAATTATTGGTGCTGATGGTGCTAACTCCCGCATTGCTAAGGAAATGGATGCTGGGGATTACAATTATGCGATCGCCTTCCAAGAACGGATTCGCATTCCTGAAGATAAAATGGCCTACTACCATGACTTAGCGGAAATGTATGTAGGTGATGATGTTTCTACTGACTTCTACGCTTGGGTATTCCCCAAATATGATCACGTAGCAGTTGGTACTGGCACAATGCACGTTAACCAACGAGACATCAAGAAATTACAAGCTGGTATTCGCGCCCGTGCTGCGGAAAAATTAGCCGGTGGTAAAATCATCAAAGTAGAAGCTCACCCCATCCCTGAACATCCCCGTCCTCGTCGTGTAGTAGGACGTATTGCTTTAGTCGGTGATGCAGCGGGTTATGTTACCAAGTCTTCTGGTGAAGGTATTTACTTTGCAGCGAAGTCTGGCCGGATGTGTGCAGAAACCATTGTTGAGGTTTCTAACAACGGTGCGCGTATTCCTTCTGAGAAAGAGTTGAAACTTTACATCAAACGTTGGGATAAGAAATACGGACTTACTTACAAAGTATTGGATATTCTGCAAACCGTGTTCTACCGTTCTGATGCTACTAGAGAAGCGTTTGTAGAAATGTGTGATGACTTGGATGTACAACGGTTAACTTTTGATAGCTATTTGTATAAAACTGTTGTTCCAGCTAACCCCATTACACAGTTGAAGATTACTGCTAAAACCATTGGTAGTTTATTAAGAGGTAATGCTCTTGCACCTTAG
- a CDS encoding NB-ARC domain-containing protein, translated as MQDSCRLVAIVGMGGVGKTTLVTQLAQQIQDQFDYVFWRSVPTTPDFNDMIIDMLAFISHHQESKLDINLLIHYLRNHRCLIILDNLETALDAGDTQYNNFLRIIAETKHQSCVMFTSRFKSPPIKLLENWSLSVRCLRLLGSSEIAFSLLQSQQLLGTEQQKYQLCDLYSNNPLTIQIVSHTIIDLFDGDIETFIAQKTLLVSQQINILLEQQLNSLSILEQQIMYYFATYQQPAKINYLINKLPHIPISHLFQSIENISSRCLIEKTASKYTLQPVIIEYVQNYFHKNLDPFMNL; from the coding sequence ATACAAGATAGCTGTCGCTTAGTAGCAATAGTAGGTATGGGAGGAGTTGGTAAAACTACCTTAGTCACCCAACTAGCACAACAAATTCAAGATCAATTTGATTATGTTTTTTGGCGTTCAGTACCTACAACTCCCGACTTTAATGATATGATCATTGATATGCTGGCTTTTATTTCCCATCATCAGGAAAGTAAATTAGATATCAATCTCCTCATACATTATTTACGTAACCATCGCTGTCTAATTATCTTGGATAACCTAGAAACAGCTTTAGATGCAGGTGATACCCAATATAATAATTTCCTCCGCATCATTGCAGAAACAAAACATCAAAGTTGTGTCATGTTCACCAGTCGCTTTAAATCCCCTCCAATCAAATTACTAGAAAATTGGTCATTGTCGGTGCGTTGTTTAAGGTTGCTTGGTTCATCAGAAATAGCCTTTTCTCTGCTACAATCACAACAATTGCTGGGAACAGAACAGCAAAAGTATCAATTATGTGATTTATATAGTAATAATCCGCTGACAATTCAAATTGTTTCTCATACAATTATTGACTTATTTGATGGTGATATTGAAACTTTTATAGCACAAAAAACCTTGTTAGTGAGTCAACAAATCAACATTTTACTAGAACAGCAATTAAATAGTCTCTCAATATTAGAACAACAAATAATGTACTATTTTGCAACTTATCAGCAGCCAGCAAAAATTAATTATTTAATCAATAAATTACCTCATATTCCCATATCTCATCTTTTCCAATCTATAGAAAATATATCTTCACGTTGTTTAATTGAGAAAACAGCAAGTAAATACACCTTACAACCTGTGATTATAGAATATGTGCAGAACTATTTTCACAAAAATCTTGACCCGTTTATGAATTTATAG
- a CDS encoding sulfate/molybdate ABC transporter ATP-binding protein yields MGIVVENVSKQFGSFQAVDQVSLEIKSGSLVALLGPSGSGKSTLLRLISGLEMPDSGKIILTGKDATYQSVQERNIGFVFQHYALFKHLTVRQNIAFGLEIRKAPKKKIQGKVEQLLELVQLNGLGDRYPSQLSGGQRQRVALARALAVEPNVLLLDEPFGALDAKVRKDLRAWLRRLHDEVHVTTVFVTHDQEEAMEVSDEIVVMNKGKVEQVGTPAEIYDHPASAFVMSFIGPVNVLPSSAKIFQSSGFDSANPEVFLRPQDVIVERVANGTTASAIVNRVIHLGWEIQVELTLDDGQNFTAHLTRERFDELKLEPQERVYVKPKDAKSFPLYYSI; encoded by the coding sequence GTGGGCATCGTAGTAGAAAATGTATCTAAACAGTTCGGCAGCTTTCAGGCTGTAGATCAGGTGAGTCTAGAAATCAAAAGTGGTTCACTGGTGGCTTTACTTGGTCCATCTGGATCTGGTAAATCTACTCTGCTGCGTTTAATATCAGGTTTAGAAATGCCAGATAGCGGTAAAATCATTCTCACGGGTAAAGATGCTACATATCAAAGTGTGCAAGAACGAAATATTGGCTTTGTATTTCAGCATTATGCCTTATTTAAACATTTAACAGTCAGACAAAATATAGCTTTTGGCTTAGAAATACGTAAAGCACCGAAAAAGAAGATTCAGGGAAAAGTAGAACAACTGTTAGAATTAGTACAATTAAATGGATTAGGCGATCGCTATCCTTCTCAACTTTCAGGAGGACAAAGACAAAGAGTAGCCTTAGCCAGAGCTTTAGCTGTAGAACCTAACGTATTATTACTCGATGAACCATTTGGGGCGTTAGATGCTAAAGTGCGTAAAGACTTACGTGCTTGGTTACGCCGTCTCCATGACGAAGTTCACGTTACCACCGTGTTTGTAACTCACGATCAAGAAGAAGCTATGGAAGTTTCTGATGAAATCGTAGTTATGAACAAAGGAAAAGTAGAACAAGTAGGAACACCCGCAGAAATTTATGATCATCCTGCTTCAGCATTTGTGATGAGTTTCATTGGTCCTGTAAATGTTTTACCGAGTTCTGCCAAGATTTTTCAAAGCAGTGGTTTCGACTCAGCTAACCCAGAAGTATTTTTGCGTCCCCAAGACGTGATTGTAGAAAGAGTAGCTAATGGTACAACTGCATCTGCTATAGTTAATCGTGTCATTCATTTGGGTTGGGAAATTCAAGTAGAATTAACCTTAGATGATGGACAAAATTTTACCGCCCATTTAACACGAGAACGCTTTGATGAGTTAAAATTAGAACCACAAGAGCGAGTTTATGTCAAGCCCAAAGATGCAAAATCCTTCCCGCTTTATTATTCTATTTAA
- a CDS encoding helix-turn-helix domain-containing protein → MSRSLRIRHDCIDKAKLAIYKSYPHQRALANDTGLSLTTVSKFLTGKPIDYANFEELCHRLNLDWREIAVTNEDVTSTPPRNTYKYGKKNSNSKIGERRLIFQHFMDALKN, encoded by the coding sequence ATGTCAAGATCACTCAGGATTCGCCATGACTGTATTGATAAAGCTAAATTAGCTATATATAAGAGCTATCCCCACCAAAGAGCCTTGGCTAATGATACAGGATTGTCCTTAACTACGGTTAGCAAATTCCTCACTGGTAAACCTATTGATTATGCAAACTTTGAAGAACTATGTCACAGGTTAAATCTCGACTGGCGAGAAATTGCTGTAACTAATGAAGATGTAACTTCTACCCCCCCCCGCAATACGTACAAATACGGAAAAAAAAACAGCAATTCCAAGATTGGGGAACGGCGGTTGATATTTCAGCATTTTATGGACGCACTGAAGAACTGA
- a CDS encoding ABC transporter permease has product MSRSKALQYYIVSRLLFAPLQLLTIITIVFLLLRATPGDPADAILGGRAPESAKEELRKQLGLNLPIWLQYLNYLGNILRFDLGTSLTSRGQNVWEIISQHFPATVELAVCSMLVALIVGILVGTLSASRPGTSFDIGGRLFGIITYALPMFWAGMLLQLIFSVQLRWFPNSNRFPPNISPPTTITGLYTIDSLLSGNVSNFFTALHHLALPSITLGILLSGIFERIVRVNLKQTLKADYVEAARARGIPENKILISHALKNALIPVITVLGLTFASLLGGAILTEVTFSWPGLANRLYQAISDRDYPTVQGVLVFFGAIVVTASILIDILNAYVDPRIRY; this is encoded by the coding sequence ATGTCCCGTTCTAAAGCCTTACAGTATTACATAGTTTCTCGGTTGCTATTTGCACCACTGCAACTATTAACTATTATCACCATTGTTTTTTTATTATTAAGAGCCACTCCTGGAGATCCAGCAGATGCAATTTTAGGAGGAAGAGCGCCAGAAAGTGCCAAAGAAGAATTAAGAAAACAACTAGGTTTAAATTTACCTATCTGGTTGCAATATCTCAATTATTTGGGAAATATACTACGTTTTGATTTAGGAACTTCCTTAACCAGTCGCGGTCAAAATGTGTGGGAAATTATCAGCCAACATTTTCCAGCTACAGTAGAATTAGCCGTTTGTAGTATGTTGGTAGCTTTAATTGTGGGAATTTTAGTTGGTACACTTTCCGCTTCTCGTCCGGGAACATCTTTTGATATTGGTGGGCGTTTATTTGGCATAATTACCTATGCACTCCCCATGTTTTGGGCGGGAATGTTATTACAATTAATATTCTCAGTTCAACTCCGTTGGTTTCCTAATTCTAACCGTTTTCCTCCTAATATTTCCCCTCCAACAACTATCACTGGGTTATATACAATTGATAGTTTATTAAGTGGAAATGTGAGTAATTTTTTCACAGCTTTACATCATTTAGCTTTACCCAGTATCACTTTAGGAATTTTACTCAGTGGTATTTTTGAACGTATTGTGAGAGTGAATTTAAAACAAACATTAAAAGCTGATTATGTAGAAGCTGCTAGAGCGCGGGGAATACCGGAAAATAAGATTTTAATATCCCATGCTTTAAAGAATGCCTTAATACCTGTAATTACAGTCTTAGGATTAACATTTGCTTCCCTATTGGGAGGAGCAATTTTAACAGAAGTAACATTTTCTTGGCCAGGGTTAGCAAATAGATTATATCAAGCTATTTCTGATCGAGATTATCCAACGGTACAGGGTGTTTTAGTATTTTTTGGGGCAATTGTTGTGACTGCGAGTATTTTGATTGATATTCTTAATGCTTATGTAGATCCGCGAATTAGATACTAG